A window of Trueperaceae bacterium genomic DNA:
TCCGCCGCCGCCGTCGGCGCCGTGCTGGCGCTCGACACCCTGGCGTGGGGTGGGCTCATCCCCTCGCGCCAGAGCGGCACCGACCTCGCCGCCGCGCTCCGCCGACTGGACGCCCTGCGCCGGCTGAAGGCTGAGCGCCCCGAGCTCACGCTCCTGGCCTACAGCAGCATCCAGCGCGTGAGCCGCGATGACGACGACGCCGAGGAGCCCGACTACTACCGCCAGCACGGGCGCGCCATCTTCAGGCGCTCCGTGTTGGAGCACAGCCGCCTGGCGCTCACGCCCACGGCCGACGAGGCAGCGGAGCTCGAGGAGCTGAGGCGCCGCGTGCCAGCGAGCGTCTGGGCAGACCAGCTCGCCATCCGCGAGCGCACGGCTGCCGTGAACCTCGCGGCGCTCGAGCTGGTGAAGGACGGCGTGATCGACGCGCTCGTCCTAAACCAGGACGACACCGTGGAGTGGGGCCTCAACGTCATGCACCGCGAGCGCCTGGAGCGGGAGGTGCGCCGCGGGCGCCTGGAGGACCGCGTGCTCGTCTACCCGGGCGCGGACGAGGTGGGACAGGTGCTCCTCGCGCGCCTGGCGGTGGCGGCCGCAGGCCGCCCGCCCCGCGTGAGCGCCTTCTACTCGTCGCGGCGCGGGGCCGACGTGCGGACGGCCTACGAGGACCGCCCCCTGGGCGACCTGGTGACCGTGCACCTTCGCGCCGCCGGGGCCATCCAGGCGCCGCCGGGCGGCGCGGTCGACCTGTGGCTGGCCGTCAACAGCCCGAGCA
This region includes:
- a CDS encoding DUF4127 family protein — protein: MAPTDASLLFLPLDERPINSAYPRLLAGAAGWELSSPTDLLGSRKRPADTAGIEEWLLSAPSAAAVGAVLALDTLAWGGLIPSRQSGTDLAAALRRLDALRRLKAERPELTLLAYSSIQRVSRDDDDAEEPDYYRQHGRAIFRRSVLEHSRLALTPTADEAAELEELRRRVPASVWADQLAIRERTAAVNLAALELVKDGVIDALVLNQDDTVEWGLNVMHRERLEREVRRGRLEDRVLVYPGADEVGQVLLARLAVAAAGRPPRVSAFYSSRRGADVRTAYEDRPLGDLVTVHLRAAGAIQAPPGGAVDLWLAVNSPS